GTTAAAGATCTATTTGGGATCGAACCAACtcgatattatatatatactatctaaaatttattttatatataaaagaaattactttgatgtaatttttaaatattatttaatacgtTTTCGTAACTTTTTATCTCTTCacatattttttcaagtttttgagATTTCGAATTTTATATGGTCCAATAAAGGTTATAGTCTAGTAATTCTAATAAAGCTCCATTTgaaattaactcaatactaatattaacaaaataaattaattcaattcaaCCCTAAGAATGATAACAAtgttgaatatttgttctttaattttacattgttttagatatttaaaatgcataatctaattttgtttttctttaatgtttaatcatgtaattaatacttattagaCTTATTTTATCATgagttataattttaaattatgattattttcattatgaatttgcaatatttattttatataaattactattttttattgaatattttaatgtCATCACTTATCTCatatttgtgttattttcttaagaaacaCCTTAAATAGTTGTATTTTGATTGGACTTACGAAAAATATTTGGAGcacaagttaattatatgtttgtattaaTAATTTAGATCAGAGAAATCCAAAAACCTGGGAAAAAAGTCGAGatttattagtttggtttgattAGAAAATTCGACACAAATACTTTGGTTTggtatttgaaaaattcaaaccaATCTGCGGttgaaaaaatccaaaaaaaaaactcaactttttcttagtttaatttaatttataaatttaaaaattttatacaaataatctaatttaatatttaaaaaaattcaaactaatCCGATCACATACACACTTATGTGCAACCCTCAAaattttcttctacttttttttttgtcttttatgCCTTACATTATTCGAGAATTATTGAATTGGTCCAATACATTTTGTTTTAGTAACGGTCAAACgaaattattctaaaatatatagtattatGTTAGTCATTAGAGCAATTATGAGGATAAAATATGACTTAATTTAGTTATCTAGTAGAAACTAACTAGTGCAATTtagttatctttttttattcagttttataaaaatttaaatgtcgATTTACGCACAcgatataaacataaaaatactaaaaagagATTTGAAATTGTTAAGTAATTATCCCTCTTAATGATTACAAAATAATGTAGGTgtagaaatttattattaatattgtatgtTAGATATGAGAACAATGGGGATGAACGAATATAGGTTTgacgttttttttaaaaacattatattattgatattattaaaaacttggagataaatttcatatttgatgATTGAGTAATGGTTCCTAGGATTATAGTATAATGATTAGAGGAACATGATATAATATTCTATAGTTTAGGTTCTTGAAATAGGTTAGTTGGTGTAGGTTTATCTTTTGTGGTTGAATATTggacaatattatattattattcaagttTTAGATATATcgagatagataattaaatatattaaatgtattataataaataaattatttcattagaGTTATGGTATTTGAGGAGTTGAAACTCAAATTCCAAGCTTGGAATATAAGAAATATGAGACTTGACATATTAATTGAACTCAAGTCTCAGAGTGATTGTTCGACTGAAGCAAGTGACTTTCTCAACTTTTGTTAAATGTATACAGTCGtgtattatatatgtgttgcaGAGCAATGTGatttggtgatgggttgacttgtccaaattgaataattctaataatgaaaaaaggATAATAAGAGgcgatgtgattaattattggCGTGTAGATGTGTTGAAAATGGTTTGAAAGACTTATTGATTCATTGCTAATGTTGTATCACAATTGTGTTGTCATGAATCGTGCATTGTTAAGAAAATTAGTCATCTcgtcattatttgtgtgaacatgtcatttgcattgatTCTGAAATATGATTGGGACAAGTGTTTTGtaaattgagaaagaataagaaatcaaagaggatgtaccatttcaaGGGACGTGCGCGTGCCGCGACAGATATTATGACTCGTTAAACGTGCTCCACGGCATATATCATGATTCGACGAACGTGTTGCACGGTGCAACGAATTCTATTTTCGAAGGAGATGTCGCACGCCgcgataaatttttttatcaaacgtCGTGTCGCACGCCGCGATAGGTACACATCTCCTGTGGGTCCCGAAGGACTAATTCAGTATTATACGTGCAAACCCTCaagattttcttcaatttttttcttcttttatgccTAACATTATTAAAGAATTATTGAATTGgtccaaaatattaattttttttttgtaacgttaaaagaattttttttccaacttaATAGTATTATATTAGTCATTAGATCGATAGCAATTATCAGAATAAAGTATGAGTTAATTTAGTTATCTACTAGAAAACTAACTCAtgctaataatatattaatattaaaaataaatagcaaGTTCGTCTAATTCAACCAAATTAATAGACGTGTTTACGCGTAGCCCATGTGATTCCTCATCATTAAAATAATGCAAACCaacattttttcaataataacaatatttaatattatatcataaGTAAAGTTcgaaaaaatagtatatatatataacctttCGACTTCTTTGTGTGTTtgctttttcatattttgaactttCTTTATCAGTGCAAATTTTGGCTCCGAACTAGTACTCCAGACTTAacttatgatatatataaaataactctaataatgtacaaataaaataattttacactGAAAGAGATTTAGATGACCCCTCAATCCTATATACCTAGTTTTGCCCGTATTGAGAGGTTTGTgcacaacccaacacatatacCAAATATATAACTCAATCCATTATGACTTAAGCAAATGAATCAAAAAAACTCacaattttatccattttattaattactaaGTCACACCTCGATTAAAGacgaaataaattttttctttgaaaataatttttccaacattataaattattagCTTTAATGGAATAAGCAATTTGACTGTAATTTCCACTTGGAAGTCATTTTAATGAACTGAAAGTCGTTTTATAGTTAAAGGTGCACCTATGTACCATATAAATTAGTTAGTCAATATAGtctatttattcaaaatataattattgctattaaggacaaaaaaaaaaatatatatatatatatatataacaaaatgtaCACTTATATCATttggaaaaaaaacaaaacaagccCATTTTATCTAGAAGATAAATATTTTCcaactgaaaaaataaaaaagaatatgtgGTTAATTATTCGCTTTTTCTTTTTATCGCGATCTTTAATTTATATCtttgataataaataattttttgtttgaatataattttttattttcttgcatCGTATTTCACAAGTTATATaatgattttagtttttaaagaatttattttttactaggCATAAATTCAACTGATAAATcgtgaaaattaaaaaaaataattcatctgaagaaaaaaaactaaagattaatttatttgaagaaaaaaaggtaCAATTTTAGGAAGAATATAGAGGTAATATGGACCATGATGAAATGGTCACAACTGAAAAAACCATAATACCAACCcacattcaacattttctaGGTTGTTTCCTTAgtcaaactaattaaattatcttagaaaataggaaaataaaaaataaaataaagtggatatttttttcatattttctatttaatatGTGAATATAGAACATATACTAAAATTCCATGAAAAAATGTGGAAACATCTAATGGAAAAGAGATGGCTTGACATGGAAGAAATGAGAGGTCAATGACTCACGCGAAAttagaatttaaagtttatagcTTTTATATCGATTTGTtcagataaatatatattataagtatGAGATTTTAcagttaaaaatatattaagatttaatgaatttcttaatatatacacatagtttgaataaaattattatgtcaCGTGAATCGATAACTTAGAAGCTAGGTTTGCCCCTAGTCTAAGATACAATAGTGAAAATCTTGATCaaattataaattgaaaaaagcCATAAGGTAGGAGTGATTAAATTATAGCTTCGAACGattttcattcataaacattataCGTAAATCaaagatatttatataaatcagTTTGATTAACATATCGCTTATCGAAACACCCTCTAAATTTCTCTAGATCTAAAACAACAACTTTAAggcattataagcatatacaatGGACAAGAGAATCCTTAACGCAATATTAAGAGTTGCAGTCAACGACCTGTTGGTCATGAGTTCAAActataggaaaaaaaattattgtagaaacACAAAGTAAGACTacgtataaattataatatacaatttgatTCGATCCTTCATCAAACTTACACATACCGAAAACTTTGTGCATCgatctattaatttttttttaaaaaaatctaatttaaaatgaaaCCATAGACTATTGGATTTTTTTGGATTTGTAATCATAGATTAGGAAGACCATAGACTTTAGAATTGATTTGTATCCATACATTAAGATGACCAGTCAAATTCAATGCCCAACTCAACCCTCATCTTAAGgatctaaaatttttattttaataattttggtAGAGTTTTGTCAAACAATATCTTAGTTCAAATCAAGGACTTAAAAATTAATCGGTTGAGATTTCTCTACTCTTAATCAGATATTTCAGATTCAgttttcaaaatgaaaaaagaaaatcatgtttAAAGCGCCATTTCCAGAAACGAGGGCCCTCCAATTCACGAATCTGAATTAGTCAAACTCTCATACAGATATCGAACACCAAGTGGGACAtcagaataaaagaaaaatatactcTTAGAATATGCAATTGTCAACAAATCCAGCTGTATATTGTCTCTTTCTTACCtcaaagtttcaaaaaaaaaataaaaaaaatctcaagtCTTTATCAAGTCCATTTAGTGTACCAAATAAATTTTTCCCTCTTCTATTTAAACTCTCTTATCATAACTCTATTATTCCTACACCAAATATTCACAATATCTTTCTTCACTACAAGATCAATAATCATTACTCTTTCGTTTCGAtacaaaaaagaatattatttttttttcacaaaatggCGATTCTTGACATGTCTAAGAGAGAACCATCATCACCATCGACACCACAGAGAGCCAAAAAGAGCCTATTCTCTTTCGCGAAAACCACTTCATCCCTCTCTTCCTTTTCTAGTCATATACCTCCTCATGAACCTTCATTAACATTCTCTCGATCTATCATGGAAGAACATATTGATAACGCGTCCACTATTATCAAAAAATGGGATCATAAAGAATCGTCTCACGAAAAATTCACTTCACTCTTCCAAGAAGATAGAAAAGAAGCCAAAGCATACATCCAATGTGTCAAAGACTTGAAAAAAGCTATGCATTTTTTTGTTACACAACATTCAACTTGTAACAAACTTGTACTTGCACAAAACTTGATGCAAAAGGCTATGAAAAGACTTGAAAATGAATTTTACCAAATTTTGTCAACAAAAAAGCAACATTTGGATCCCGAATCAATATCCAAGTCTAGTCGATCCTCACATACATCGAGGTCAACTTCAGTTGATTCAGAAGAATCAACTGACCTCGGAAATGGATCCAGCACCATTCAGCAGAATGGTGCTGGATCCAATTCCGAGGCTGAACACATTTCATTTCTAACAATGTGTGATCTCAAAATGATCGCGGATTGTATGATTGGGTGTGGCTATGCAAAAGAGTGTTGGAAGATCTACAGGATCATCAGGAAATCTGTCGTAGATGAAGGATTGTATCGTCTTGGAATTGAATCGCGTAGCTCAGCTTATGTCAACGCGATGAGACCAAATGATCTCGAGCATCAAGTTAAGCATTGGATCGATTCAACTAAAATGGCGGTGAAAACACTCTTCTATGGAGAGAGGCTTCTCTGTGATCACGTTTTTTCAAACTCGAAAACAATCAATGAAACATGTTTTAGTGATGTAGCCAAAGAAGGCGGGATCGTTTTGCTTAAACTTCCTGAGATCGTTGCAAAGACGAAGAAATCAGATGAAAAGATTTTCGTTTTAATCGATTTGCACGAAGCAATAGCTGAACTATTGCCACAGATCGAATCAATCTTTTCGTTTGATTCGATCTCATCTGTCAAACTTCAAGCTATTTCTTTATTAAATAAACTTAAGATCTCTGTTTTAAATATCCTCTCTGATTTCGAGCTCTCAATACAGAGGAATTCATCGAAAACAACAGTTTCTGGTGGCGGAGTTCATCCATTAACCATCTCTGTTTCGGACTACTTAGCTTCGTTAGCAAGCTACAGTGGAGTGCTCTCAGATATTATTTCTGAATCTACGTCAACG
This DNA window, taken from Solanum lycopersicum chromosome 5, SLM_r2.1, encodes the following:
- the LOC101265644 gene encoding exocyst complex component EXO70H1, encoding MQLSTNPAVYCLFLTSKFQKKNKKNLKSLSSPFSVPNKFFPLLFKLSYHNSIIPTPNIHNIFLHYKINNHYSFVSIQKRILFFFHKMAILDMSKREPSSPSTPQRAKKSLFSFAKTTSSLSSFSSHIPPHEPSLTFSRSIMEEHIDNASTIIKKWDHKESSHEKFTSLFQEDRKEAKAYIQCVKDLKKAMHFFVTQHSTCNKLVLAQNLMQKAMKRLENEFYQILSTKKQHLDPESISKSSRSSHTSRSTSVDSEESTDLGNGSSTIQQNGAGSNSEAEHISFLTMCDLKMIADCMIGCGYAKECWKIYRIIRKSVVDEGLYRLGIESRSSAYVNAMRPNDLEHQVKHWIDSTKMAVKTLFYGERLLCDHVFSNSKTINETCFSDVAKEGGIVLLKLPEIVAKTKKSDEKIFVLIDLHEAIAELLPQIESIFSFDSISSVKLQAISLLNKLKISVLNILSDFELSIQRNSSKTTVSGGGVHPLTISVSDYLASLASYSGVLSDIISESTSTKFSETYFESQTSEISSVSGKMAWIVLVLLCKLDSKAELYNDIALSYLFLANNIQFIIERVRGSNLSIILGEEWILNLERKVKLYTTKYENVAWNKVFMCLPQSLDPAISSDTIKEYFKRFNESFEATYQRQKSWVVPDGTLRDEIKVSIARKLVPFYRDFYEYYMVVLSGEKDLEVLVKFSPDNIGNCLSDLFHENVRSRSLILSSSTSLPNSCVWQCIS